One Gemmatimonadota bacterium genomic region harbors:
- a CDS encoding zinc ribbon domain-containing protein, which translates to MPLFDYRCVACGHQFEVLVLRGKEPDACAACGAARLERLLSLPAVKSESTRAKAMAAAKRRDTAQAKDQAHEQRKYELSHDD; encoded by the coding sequence ATGCCCCTGTTCGACTATCGCTGTGTCGCCTGCGGTCACCAGTTCGAGGTCCTGGTGCTCCGTGGGAAGGAACCGGACGCCTGCGCCGCGTGTGGCGCCGCGCGGCTTGAACGGCTCTTGTCCCTGCCCGCCGTGAAGTCGGAGTCGACCCGAGCCAAGGCGATGGCTGCGGCGAAGCGGCGCGATACGGCGCAGGCCAAGGATCAGGCGCACGAGCAGCGCAAGTACGAACTCAGTCACGACGACTGA
- a CDS encoding sigma-54-dependent Fis family transcriptional regulator: MPTPRILVADDQPDVVEALRLLLKGEGYTIEAAHSPADAAALVGARDFDAAIIDLNYTRDTTSGREGLALLERIRAFDSSLPVVVMTAWASIDTAVEAMRRGAQDYIEKPWDNGRLLTVVRNAVELGRATRRNQRLEGENATLRAARSTAFIATAPSMRPVLQLMERVGPSDANVLVTGEHGTGKELVATLLHRSSARASGPFVAVNLGGIADGVFESEMFGHVKGAFTDARMDRAGRFEVAEGGTLFLDEIANLSAAQQAKLLRVLQSGEYERVGSSRVRQANVRVVAATNADVDAEVRAGRFREDLLFRINTIELRLPALRDRREDIAPLAHAYLETHARRYRKSAQAFESPAMQALLEHPWPGNVRELGHVVERAVLLAQGDTIRLGDLALRGSASTPIRLEDLPLEDVEKILVRKALARHGGNVSRTAKALGLSRSALYRRLEHFQIEVSETAT; encoded by the coding sequence ATGCCCACCCCCAGAATCCTCGTTGCCGACGACCAGCCGGATGTCGTCGAGGCGTTGCGCCTGCTGCTCAAGGGGGAGGGATACACCATCGAGGCCGCGCACAGCCCCGCGGACGCGGCGGCCCTGGTGGGCGCGCGGGACTTTGACGCCGCGATCATCGACCTCAACTACACGCGGGACACGACGTCCGGTCGGGAGGGGCTCGCGCTGTTGGAACGCATCCGCGCTTTTGACTCCAGCCTCCCGGTCGTGGTCATGACGGCGTGGGCGAGCATCGACACGGCGGTGGAGGCGATGCGGCGGGGGGCGCAGGATTACATCGAGAAGCCGTGGGACAATGGGCGACTGCTCACCGTCGTGCGCAATGCGGTCGAGCTCGGCCGGGCCACACGTCGCAACCAGCGACTCGAAGGCGAAAACGCCACCCTGCGCGCGGCACGCAGCACGGCGTTTATTGCCACGGCCCCCTCGATGCGACCGGTGCTCCAGCTCATGGAACGCGTCGGCCCCTCGGACGCCAACGTCCTGGTCACAGGCGAGCACGGCACCGGCAAGGAGCTGGTCGCCACCCTCCTGCACCGGTCCTCCGCCCGCGCCTCGGGGCCGTTCGTGGCCGTTAACCTGGGCGGGATCGCGGACGGCGTGTTCGAGAGCGAGATGTTCGGGCACGTCAAGGGGGCGTTCACCGACGCCCGCATGGACCGCGCGGGACGCTTTGAGGTCGCCGAGGGAGGCACCCTCTTCCTCGACGAAATCGCCAACCTCTCGGCAGCGCAGCAGGCCAAGTTGCTCCGCGTGCTCCAGTCCGGCGAATACGAACGCGTGGGGTCGTCCAGGGTGCGTCAGGCGAATGTCCGCGTCGTGGCGGCCACCAACGCCGATGTGGACGCCGAGGTGCGGGCCGGCCGCTTTCGCGAGGACCTGCTCTTTCGCATCAACACCATTGAGCTGCGCCTACCGGCGTTGCGGGACCGGCGCGAGGATATTGCCCCGCTGGCCCATGCGTACCTGGAGACGCACGCGAGGCGCTACCGGAAGTCCGCGCAGGCGTTCGAGTCGCCGGCCATGCAGGCGTTGCTCGAGCATCCGTGGCCCGGGAACGTGCGCGAACTCGGCCACGTGGTCGAGCGCGCCGTCCTGCTTGCCCAGGGCGACACGATCCGGCTCGGGGACCTCGCCCTGCGCGGCAGCGCCTCGACCCCCATTCGGCTCGAGGACCTGCCCCTCGAGGACGTGGAGAAAATCCTGGTCCGGAAGGCGCTCGCCCGGCATGGCGGCAACGTATCGCGCACCGCGAAGGCACTCGGCCTCAGCCGCAGCGCACTCTACCGCCGACTCGAGCACTTCCAGATCGAGGTGTCGGAGACCGCGACGTGA
- a CDS encoding methylated-DNA--[protein]-cysteine S-methyltransferase has protein sequence MPLPLDPRYADVVHRRRSADGAFWIGVTTTHVLCRPWCPARTPRPEHLEYFASPTAALQAGFRPCKRCRPLGDRSVVALREGRVGTPLGEMVAIGSDDGLTLLEFADRPMLRTQRERVRHLFASEILPGEFPALHAVQQQLDAYFARLRTTFAVPLLPLGTPFQRAVWRALLAVPVGSTTTYERLAVDVGRPGAARAAGRANGDNRLSILVPCHRVVGSDGDLTGYGGGVWRKQALLELEGARTP, from the coding sequence ATGCCATTGCCGCTCGACCCCCGCTATGCCGACGTCGTGCACCGCCGCCGCTCCGCCGACGGCGCGTTCTGGATTGGCGTGACGACCACCCACGTCCTCTGCCGGCCGTGGTGCCCGGCGCGAACCCCGCGGCCCGAGCACCTGGAGTACTTCGCCAGCCCAACCGCGGCGCTGCAGGCGGGATTTCGGCCATGCAAGCGATGCCGTCCGCTCGGCGATCGATCCGTGGTGGCCCTGCGCGAAGGACGGGTGGGCACGCCCCTCGGGGAGATGGTGGCCATCGGGAGCGACGACGGGCTCACGCTGCTGGAATTCGCGGACCGCCCGATGCTGCGGACCCAGCGGGAACGCGTCCGTCACCTGTTTGCGAGCGAGATCCTCCCGGGAGAATTTCCGGCACTCCATGCCGTGCAACAGCAGCTCGATGCGTACTTCGCACGCCTCCGGACCACCTTTGCGGTGCCGCTGCTGCCGCTGGGCACGCCGTTCCAGCGTGCCGTTTGGCGGGCGTTGTTGGCGGTGCCGGTGGGGTCCACCACGACCTACGAGCGGCTTGCAGTTGACGTTGGCCGGCCAGGGGCCGCGCGTGCTGCCGGTCGGGCCAACGGCGACAACCGGCTCTCGATCCTTGTGCCGTGCCATCGGGTCGTCGGAAGCGATGGCGACCTCACCGGATATGGGGGTGGGGTGTGGCGCAAGCAGGCCTTGCTCGAACTGGAAGGGGCAAGGACGCCCTGA
- a CDS encoding PAS domain-containing sensor histidine kinase: MNSRPPRPPAPHERRVFLLALSAGLPGVVATVALLLNGEYAPRVTWTLGGFVLGTWIIVTLVLRERIVRPLQTLSNMLAALREGDFSLRARLSHSDDALGLALMEINLLGDTLRSQRLGALEATSLLRAVMSEIDVAIFAFDDGNRLRLANRAGERLLAQPYDRLAGRAADALGMAEFLTGSTPRVHERAFPERRGRWEVRRTTFRQEGRPHLLLVVTDVTKSLREEELLAWQRLVRVLSHEINNSLTPIKSIAGTLQGITDRTVTGEARDDMARGLEVISSRAEALQRFMSSYARLARLPAPVRRPFDLGALARRAAGLEGRVVVRVVEGPPLEVRGDPDQLEQALINLVRNGADATVGTQGGVQIQWSQDGHWAEVQVVDEGPGIDGTANLFIPFFTTKPEGSGIGLVLSRQIAEGHGGSLVLENRGDRRGAMARLRIPIQDVSGAGEVGDGAASKRHSHGTI; this comes from the coding sequence GTGAATTCGCGGCCGCCACGGCCACCTGCCCCCCACGAGCGCCGCGTCTTCCTGTTGGCGCTGTCCGCAGGGCTCCCCGGGGTCGTCGCGACCGTGGCCCTGCTGCTCAACGGCGAATATGCGCCCCGAGTGACCTGGACCCTCGGCGGTTTCGTCCTGGGCACATGGATCATCGTCACCCTCGTCTTGCGCGAACGGATCGTCCGGCCTCTGCAGACCCTGTCCAACATGCTCGCCGCACTGCGCGAGGGGGATTTCTCGCTGCGGGCACGGCTCTCCCATTCCGATGACGCCCTTGGCCTCGCCCTCATGGAGATCAACCTCCTGGGGGATACCCTGCGCTCGCAACGACTGGGGGCGCTCGAAGCCACCTCCCTGCTCCGCGCCGTCATGTCGGAGATCGACGTGGCCATCTTCGCCTTTGACGACGGTAATCGCCTGCGCCTTGCGAATCGCGCGGGTGAGCGCCTGCTGGCGCAGCCGTACGACCGCCTCGCTGGCCGCGCGGCAGACGCGTTAGGTATGGCGGAGTTCCTCACGGGGAGTACCCCCAGGGTGCACGAACGCGCCTTCCCGGAGCGCCGCGGACGATGGGAAGTCCGACGCACGACGTTTCGCCAGGAAGGGCGCCCGCACCTGCTCCTCGTCGTCACCGACGTGACCAAGAGCCTCCGGGAGGAGGAACTCCTCGCGTGGCAGCGACTCGTGCGCGTGTTAAGCCACGAGATCAACAACTCGCTGACCCCAATCAAGTCCATTGCCGGAACCCTGCAGGGGATCACCGATCGGACCGTCACGGGCGAGGCTCGCGACGACATGGCCCGGGGACTCGAGGTCATCTCCTCGCGCGCGGAGGCACTACAGCGCTTCATGTCCTCCTACGCACGCCTGGCACGGCTTCCCGCGCCGGTGCGACGCCCCTTTGACCTCGGCGCCCTCGCGCGACGAGCCGCCGGCCTGGAGGGGCGGGTGGTGGTCAGGGTCGTCGAGGGCCCGCCGTTGGAGGTGCGCGGGGATCCGGATCAGCTGGAGCAAGCGCTCATTAACCTGGTGCGCAATGGGGCGGACGCGACCGTGGGGACGCAGGGGGGCGTGCAGATCCAGTGGTCGCAGGATGGCCACTGGGCCGAGGTGCAGGTCGTGGATGAGGGCCCTGGGATCGACGGGACTGCCAACTTGTTCATCCCCTTTTTCACCACGAAGCCGGAGGGGTCGGGGATCGGGCTGGTCCTGTCCCGGCAGATCGCCGAGGGCCACGGCGGTTCCCTGGTGTTGGAGAACCGTGGCGACCGCCGCGGAGCCATGGCTCGCCTGCGAATCCCGATTCAGGACGTCAGTGGCGCGGGTGAGGTCGGGGACGGCGCTGCATCGAAACGGCACTCACATGGAACGATCTGA